Proteins encoded by one window of Manihot esculenta cultivar AM560-2 chromosome 10, M.esculenta_v8, whole genome shotgun sequence:
- the LOC110624769 gene encoding uncharacterized protein LOC110624769 isoform X4 yields the protein MAAEYNTGFRREEALGSAFSRHAISFQSNAINSSSEIFPMGSYFGMNTSANTVILPGNSGMFNNRPPGILHVQAVNSSASSLLLGIAPDIKHDTGLAVEWSVDEQYKLEEGLSNFADEPSILKYIKIAATLPDKTVRDVALRSRWMTRKRRKAEECVLGKMCNNRKDKLVESLPKMNMPSAVPQSITMYPQMMHHLDQGEPLSFEEISGTSRHLLEQNTQAFSKITANLSMLKHERDAWHNEPDAATA from the exons ATGGCAGCGGAGTACAATACTGGGTTTCGCCGTGAAGAAGCTTTGGGCTCTGCTTTCAGTCGGCATGCGATATCTTTTCAATCCAATGCAATAAATAGTTCTTCAGAGATTTTTCCGATGGGGAGTTACTTTGGGATGAATACTAGTGCTAATACTGTAATTTTGCCGGGAAATTCTGGCATGTTTAACAACAGACCTCCTGGAATTCTTCATGTTCAAGCTGTcaattcttctgcttcttctcttcttcttggtATTGCCCCTGACATCAAGCATGATACTGGCCTGGCTGTTGAGTGGTCTGTTGACGAACAATACAAATTGGAGGAAGGCCTTAGCAA TTTTGCTGATGAGCCAAGTATTTTGAAATACATAAAGATTGCTGCCACATTACCTGACAAAACTGTGCGTGACGTTGCATTAAGGAGTAGGTGGATGACG CGAAAGCGAAGGAAAGCAGAAGAATGTGTGTTGGGAAAGATGTGCAATAATAGGAAG GATAAACTGGTGGAATCATTGCCAAAGATGAATATGCCTTCAGCTGTGCCACAGAGCATAACTATGTACCCTCAAATGATGCACCACCTAGACCAAGGTGAACCCTTGTCTTTTGAAG AAATAAGTGGTACATCCAGGCATCTCTTGGAGCAAAATACCCAAGCTTTTAGTAAAATCACAGCTAACCTTTCAATGCTCAAG